DNA from Nitrospira sp.:
GAACGTACGCACCCTCATACGCATTCAGCAATTCCCTGCCACCCAATACCTTTATCCCGCAATAGTCTCTTCCGTGGACGGAGTGATCATCGTCGAGAAAGCCCACAATGTCCCATTCTGGTCGAATGCTGTTGATCGCAAAGACAGATATGAGGGCTTCCTTTGCGTTGCCGCCGAAGGGAAAGAGAAGAAGCTTCTTAGACATCTTTGATTCCCTTCATAACGGATTCTACTTCTGTCTGAGTCATGCCGGCGTAGAGCGGCAGAAGAAGCACCGAATCTCTCGCCTGCTCCGAGTATGGAAGCGAGAACTTCGAGGTGTAGGCGGGTTCTTGATGGGCATTCATGATCCCGCGGCGTGACGAGATGCCCACATCGAGCAAGCACTGCATCAACTCATCGCGACGCACCGGTGAGTGGTCCAATACCTTGACTGGATAGCTCTGCCAATTGCTCCTACAATAGGAGGGTTCATGAGGCGGCTCCAGCCAAGAGATATCTTTCAATTTTTCACGATACAAGGCGGCAAGCTGTTTTCGCTGTTCCAGGAATCCGGGCAACCTCTTGAGTTGTTCGATCCCTATGGCGGCCTGAACGTCGGTCATTCGGTAATTAAATCCCGTCGTGACATAGTCTTCAAAAATGATCTTGCTGGCACTATGTCTTACGGTATCCGGCACCGTCATGGCATGCTGGCGCAAGAGACGAAACTTTTTGTCATATTCGCTGTCGGCAGTCGTGATCATTCCTCCGTCGCCGGTAGCGACGATTTTCCGGGGGTGAAATGAGAAACAGGCGATGTCGCCATGGGGCTTCCCGATTCTTTCCCAATCGCCTGCCATGTTGATTTCACTGCCTATCGCACATGCCGCATCTTCAATCACGGGAAGGTTGAACTCTTTGGCAAGAGCAAGAATGGCGCGTAAATCACAGGGCATTCCCATTTGATGAACAGGCAGGACAGCTGCGACTCGCCCCATCTCGCCTTTTTGCACACCCGATGTCTTGGCAAGGAGGTGGCATAGAGGCGACTCGCCGACGGCGAGTCGTGCGACATCGCGATAGTAGAGTTTTCCGTTGACGACATCGCTTTCCTCCCGAAAGCACTGCTCCAGGCATTTCGCAGACATGTTATAGGTCCGCGGGTCGATGTCGACAAAGACCGGCTCAGCGCCGCAATACCGAATTGCATTGGCTGTGGCGATAAAGGAGTGGCTGACCGTCATCACCACATCTCCCGGCTTTACGCCGACGGCAAGAAGTGCAAGATGCAGGGCGGTCGTACAACTCGAAACGGCGCAAGCGTACGGCGTGCCTACGTAGGACGCGAAGGCTTCCTCAAATTGCCTTACCTTTGGCCCCTGGGTCAGCCATCCCGAGAGAATAACCTCTCTTACCGCAGCAGCTTCTTCCTCTCCAAGGAATGGTTTAGCGATTGGAATCATCTGTTTCTTGCCTCTACGTTACAGTTTCCTCGCATTCCCACAGAGACCTTCTATGCCCTATCCTTGGCTGCTAAGGCCTCTGTCCGCCAGGCGATCAGGCGCCTCACCCCTTCTTCCACGCTGACCTTTGCCTTGAAGCCGAGAAGGTCTTCTGCTTTCTTGGTGTCGGCCAGCCGACGGGGAACCGGATTGACCGCACGCGCGGGGAGAAACTCCGGCTTCAGGACAGACCCCGTGACGTTGAGGACCGCAGTAAGGAGTCCCAGGAGGCTTGTCTCGGTCCCACTCGCGACGTTGAACACTTCGTCGGTGATCTCGGATTCCATTGCGGTGATATTGGCGTCGGTCACGTCATCGATATACACGAGATCCATGGTTTGAAGGCCGTCTCCGTAAATCACGGGAGACTCACCGACAGCAATCTTGTCGAGCCATCGAATGAGGACCTCTGTATACTTGCCGTGAATGTCCATACGGGGTCCATACACGTTGAAGTAGCGTAGTGCGACATACTGCAGGCCGTACATATCTGCGAACGAACGCGCCATTCCTTCACCAGCCATTTTGGCGGTCCCATACAGCGTGCGGTTGTTGAAAGCATGATGATTTTCGCTGGTGGGGAACACATCAGCCAATCCATACACGGAGGCCGAGGAGGCATAGACAAGCCTGCCGACTTTCTGCTCCGCCACAGTTTGGAGCACATTGTGGGTGCCGACCAGCATCACCTCCATCGCCTCCCGCGGGTTGTCGGCACAGGCGGTAATCCTCAATGCGGCCATATGAAAGACTCCGTCAACTCCGGTCGCGAGTTCTCTCAACAGATCGAGGTCACGAATGTCCCCCTTCACCAGCCTGACCCGTCGATCCTTCAGCGCAGATTCGATATTGTGTATGCTTCCCCGGACGAAATTATCGAGCAAGATGATCTCAGAAGCTCCTTTTGCCAGGAGCCGATCGGTGATATGAGACCCCATCAATCCCGCGCCGCCCGTGATCAAAAACCTATTGCCTTTGATTTGCATGGTTGCTCCTCGAAGCTATCACGACAAGGTCTATTCGAATCAGGTATCCTTCGAACGACAAATCATCAGGAAGCTTGGTCTATCTCAGCTCAATTCACTGATGGAGTTGACGGAAAGAGACTTCAGAACCTCCGTCGCCACTCTCTCCTGCTGGTCCGGGGTGAGTCCAGGGAACATCGGTAGCGACAAAATATGTGCCGCTGACTTCTCGGCGATCGGAAAGTCCCCGAGCCGGAGACCGAGCTCTTCATAGGCTTTCGTCAGGTGCAGCGCCACCGGATAGTGAATCCCCGTTCCGATGCCCACCTCGCTTAGCTGCTGCTGAAGCCGAGCACGGTCCTCGACCTGCACAACATAGAGGTGGTAGACCGATCGCGCCCAGCTCGGCTGATGCGGCAACGTCACGATGCCTTCTGCCCCGGCGAATAATTTGTTGTAACGCTCCGCCACCTGTCGGCGCTGTTCATTCCATTTCGCCAAATGCTGGAGTTTCACGCGCAGGAATCCCGCCTGGATAGCGTCAAGGCGACCGTTGTAACCTTCAATATCGTGGAAATATTTCTTTGATTGCCCATGGTCGCGCAAGAGTCGGCACGTATGGGCCAGCTGTTCGTCATTGGTGGTAATCGCTCCCGCTTCGCCGCAGGCGCCGAGATTCTTGCCGGGATAAAAGCTGAACGCGGCCGCCTGTCCCATCGAGCCGGCTTTGCGCCAGCGATTGTCCTTCTGTGAGAAATACTCTGCCCCCTGTGCCTGACAGGCGTCTTCTATCACCTTGAGATTATATTGAGTAGCCAGGTCAAGGATGGCATCCATATCCGCCATCTGGCCGTAGAGATGGACGGGAACGACGGCCGTTACCGGCTTACCAGTCGCATTGTGAAAGATTTGTTGTGTCTTCGTATTCCACCTGCACTTGTGCTCCAGGTACTCACGCAATTTGCAAGGATCCATCGCATAGGTTTGTGGATCGATGTCGACGAAATCCGGTTGAGCGCCCGCCTGGGAAATCGCCTCGGTCGTGGCGATAAACGTATTGGGAACCGTGATAACAATGTCGCCGGACCTCACACCGGCGGCAATCAAGGCAAACCGAAGGGCGTCTGTGCCGCTGCCGACACCGACACAGAATCGGGCCTCGCAGAACCGGGCAAAGTCTTCTTCAAATCCCTGCACCATCGGCCCGCCGATAAATCCAGCGCTCTTCAGAGTGGCCTTCAACACGTCGACCAATTCATCTTGCAACTCCCGATGAACCGTGACCAGATCCAGAAACGGGATGTTTTCGTTAGTCATTGTTGCTCCCTTGGTTCGAAATATCGCACCACCTTGCCTGGATTTCCCGCGACGACGGCATGCGCCGGCACATCCTTTGTCACGACCGCACCGGCCCCGATCAGCGCCTGTTCCCCGATCACCACATTGGCAAGAATCGTCGCGCCGGACCCGATGGATGCGCCCCGCCTCACCAATGTGGTTTCGACTCTCCAATCCGCCTCAGTCTGTAGAGAACCCGCTTCGGTGGTCGCTCGAGGAAAGGTGTCATTCACAAACGTGACGTTATGTCCGATAAAGACTTCGTCTTCGATCGTCACGCCCTCGCAGATGAAGGTATGGCTTGAGATTTTACATCGTTTGCCGACCTTGGCCTTCTTCTGAATCTCAACAAACGCCCCGATTTTGGTGTCGTCGCCCACCTCACACCCATAGAGATTAACGAACTTGGAGAATTTCACATTGCTCCCAACCTTGACATCGGGCGCGATGCAGAGATATCCGTTGATCGGTGGCGCGCTCATCTCCGATTCCACGGCGCGAAGCGGAAGATGGCTAGCCAATTCACTGTCAAGCTGGGTGCCAAGGTCCGTCTGTCCAGGTGCTCGCTCCGTCGTGTGTTCCATCGAATCCTCCAAAAAGAATGAGTTCAGCCGCCATAAGGCCCTACGTATTACGAGTGGGCGCAGCTGATGTCGGAATTAGGAAGTGAGAATTATCGCGGGCGGTAACTGTCGACGTGAGCCGTCAGAACGATTACCGCCTCACGCTTTCGATTGGACGGTCCTGATCGTAGGGCATCGTATAACCGTACAAATGGTTCGGCATACTCCGGGCATCGAGTCCGTTGAGAATCACTTGCCGTTGCTCGGTCAGACCCAGCATCGTGAAGGCCTTTTGCACCAGGTGTTTGGGCGAATGTCCGGCGCGGATGACCAACACAAGCTCATCAGCCAAACTTGCCAAGATACCCATGGTCGCACTGGACAAGACAGGCGGCGTATTGATGATGAGATACTGAAATTTCGCGCGAAGCTCCGGCAGCATCCCTCTCAGCTGTTGAATCCTTTCAAGCTCATTACATTCGCCACCCGCTCCGCCGGCCGCCAGGATAAAGCATGGATAGTCGTCGATCGCCGACACACAGTCTTCGAGTGAAGCCTGAGCTTCCAAGCACTCGATCAACCCTGCTCGCATGGGCACGCCGGCATAGTGATGGAGGGCCGGCCGTTGAAAGTCGCAATCGATGAGCAGGGTCTTTTTTTTGAAGTCTCGCGCAATGGTGTAGCCTAGATTTACCACCGTGGTCGTCTTGCCTTCGCCCATCAACGCGCTGGTGATTTCGACAACCGTAGACTGGCGTCCTTCGGTGGAAAGGACCAGTTTCGTGGCAGCCATCCGATATTGTTCGGCGGCAATCGAACGAGGTTGCCACTTGGCGACCAGATCCATGATTGCTGAGGTGATCTCATTCCTATTTCCGGATGAAGCCCAATGCATGCCATTCTCCGCTATTTTTACCGCCGGCACGGCGGGATTATCGTCGCCGGTCACCCGAGGGCCAACTTTCGACAGCGCGCTGATTTGAAGGCTCAAGGTAAAGAACTGGGGCACAGTCGCCAACACGTGGATGCCGGGCAGAATTTCCACCTCTTCTCGACGTCGAAAGGTCGGATTTAACAGATCCAGGCCGATCGCAAGACCGACGCCGAGTCCGCATCCTCCTACCAGACCTAAAATCATGATCACTAACCGATTTGGTTTCTCGGGCTTCTGCGGCAGATTCGCTTCGTCCAGCACACGGAACTGTTCCCCTTGCTGACGCTTTTCAAGATTTTCCGCTACGCGGGCATTCAATCGTTTGTCCAGCAGAGCTTGGTAGTTCTTTTTCCTGTTTTCATAGTCGCGCACCAAGATCATCAACTCCTGCTCGCGAGACGGTATCAGTTCGACACGCCGATCCGTATCCTTGATTTGTTCCACGAGCCTGGTTCTACGATCCCTGATCGCTGACAGATCAGCGCGCAAATCATTTTGCTGCTTCAATAGCTCTCTCAAATAAGGATCAAAGGTTTTTGAAGGATTATAGGTCCTTGCGCTCTCGCCGTCCTTGTCGGTCGTCTGCGCGCTGTATTTCTCTGCCAGCTGAGCCTTGACGTCTTCAATCTCCTGCTTCGTATCGGCGATGTCGGGATAGGTCTCCTTCCACTCGGCCCGGAGCGAGATCAGCCGCCGCTCCAATTCCTGCAATCGAACCGCCAGCGGATCCATCGCCGTATTCACCGTCTTGGGATTGTCGGAATTCGCACCGGTGCCCCCACTGACCTCGTACTCCTTGATCAACGTTTCGACCCTGCTCAGTCGATCGGTTTGACCGTGCAGCAGGTCATCCGTCGAGGTCAGTTCCATTTGCAGCCGATCCAGCGTTCGTAGATTCGTCTCCATTTGCTCCGGCAACTGGCCCATGTGTTTTGACTTATACTTGCTGATGGCCTCTTCTTGTGCCTCCAGAGCTTTCTTCGCCTCGAACAATTCTTGCTCGAGAAACACGGATACCCCGGTCACGAGCTGCTCCCGCACATTGACATTTTCTTCAATAAACAACGACGCGAGTTTTGCCGTCACCTTCATAGCCGTCCTCGGATCTTCATGGGCAAAGGAAAGGGTGACCGCCTCGACGCTCTTGCCTGATGAACCGAGGGTGCCTACGGTCTCCACTTTGATCATTTTGCGGAATGTCTCAATGGCCGACTCGATGCCTTCACGCTCGACCTGTCTCTCATAGAGATTGTACTCGTCTAAAATCTGACTCAGGATGGTTCGGCTCATCACCTGTTGTTGAATCATCGTGAGGCGCTGTTCGACGTTGGCTCCTCCGATGCCCTTGACATAATCCTCCGGGATCTTCTGATTTTCAATCAGGATCAGGGTGTTGGAGCGATAGCTTCTTGGCAGAACTACGCAGAGCATTGCCGCGATGGCGATCCCGGCCACGATAGAGCCGAGCACGAGCCATTTCCGACGGAGGATGGTGCCCCAATACTCCCGTATCTGCACCGACAACGGCTCTCCCATTGACTCGTGCACAGCAGATCCCGTGGTTTTGTTCACACTCATTTCCACTCCGCCACCAAGCTGAGTTGGACGATATTCCGATCAAACGGGAAGCTTCCGGACGCCGAGACCTGCTGGAATTGACTGCGGGTATAGGACAGGGTGGTGGTGAAGGTCTTACTAATCACGTAATTGAGGCTGGGTGAAACTACATAAGATTGAAAGTGTAAGGGCGGACCACCCGACACGGAGTTGTTGACTGCGTAACTCCCGCTCACCGACAGAGACAAGGGATCGGTTATCTGACGCCTCACCGTTGCACTTACGACTTGGCTCACCACCGGCGTCGCCGCCCCCAGGAAGCTCGGTGCGATATTTCGCGAATAGGACACCTGAAGGGCCGTGTACTCTCCACTCCACTCCAGGGAGGCAGCGGCCACTGGCTGCACGGTGCTGTTCGGGCTTACCGCTACGAACCCTCCGGCGACTCTACCCTGAACTGCGGGACTCATCGATCTGGCCCAGTTTGCGGTGGCTCCTTGCAAGGAAAATCCGCCTTGGGTACCCCCAGGACCGAACGTTCCCCGTTGATACTGGTGGACGAGCGAGACGGTGTCGGACGGCGATGGTTTGGCCTCCAGTCCTGATGCCACAGATTGAAAATCGGTATCGATAAGGCTTGCCTGAGCGGATCCGCCCGGAGCGGCAATTGGCTCTCCAAATCGCAATCGTTGGTCGGTATAGGTCGAGGTGACGCTCATCCATGGAGTGAGGGAATAGGAACCCTGCACCCTGGCGGTATTCCGGAAGGAGTTCGCTCGCTGTGCTTGAATTCCCGGTACAAACGCTTCTGAAATTTGGCTCCCACTGGTTGGAGGACCAAACGCCACCAGTTGAGGTGTGTAGACGAAGGAGTCGGTCACGTGTAATCCCAGCCCCTGGACAAGCCGGTTCATCGCACCGTCCAGGTTCAGATCCACAGATCCATTGCCCCCCACGTAACTGAGGTCAGGGTTCTTGGCATAGACTTCCCCTGTCGCTCCTCCACTGACCACTCCTTTCACCCACTGACTCCTGCGGATCACTCTCAACTGCGGCGAAACCGTCGTGACATAGTCCTCAAGATTCGACCCAGCGACAAAGAAGACGTTGCTGTCATACCGCTCAGCCATCCGAAGCGACGGGATGATCTGCGTATCCGGCTCGGTAGAGGATTGCGCCTGCACCCGATCAGGAATTTGGATCGTCATTCCATACATAGCAACCAGGACAAGGCAGATTCTCATCCCACGGCCTTGCCATCCCATGCCTCTTTACCATGCTCTACCAGGCACTACGACCATGTCGCCGGTCTTCAACACAAAATCTTTGATTTCTCCGTCTCCAGACAGCAGATCATCATACCGAGCAGGAATCTTGAATTCTTTGGAGCGGCCATCTTGCCCAACCACCGTGCGGCGGACTTGCATGTTGTTCTTCGCGGCATAAGTATTGAACCCACCTGCCATGGCGATCGCTTGCAGGACCGTTGCGCGCGACTTGAATTGATACTTACCCGACTTCGCAACGTCTCCCAAGACATACACATAGTAACTGTTGACCTCTTTGACTTTGACATGCACGGACGGCTTCTCCTTATATTCTTTCAGCCGTTCAGCAATGTGTGCGGCTAGCTCCTGGGCTGTTCGTCCACTCGCCATGACTTCTCCG
Protein-coding regions in this window:
- a CDS encoding AAA family ATPase, producing MSVNKTTGSAVHESMGEPLSVQIREYWGTILRRKWLVLGSIVAGIAIAAMLCVVLPRSYRSNTLILIENQKIPEDYVKGIGGANVEQRLTMIQQQVMSRTILSQILDEYNLYERQVEREGIESAIETFRKMIKVETVGTLGSSGKSVEAVTLSFAHEDPRTAMKVTAKLASLFIEENVNVREQLVTGVSVFLEQELFEAKKALEAQEEAISKYKSKHMGQLPEQMETNLRTLDRLQMELTSTDDLLHGQTDRLSRVETLIKEYEVSGGTGANSDNPKTVNTAMDPLAVRLQELERRLISLRAEWKETYPDIADTKQEIEDVKAQLAEKYSAQTTDKDGESARTYNPSKTFDPYLRELLKQQNDLRADLSAIRDRRTRLVEQIKDTDRRVELIPSREQELMILVRDYENRKKNYQALLDKRLNARVAENLEKRQQGEQFRVLDEANLPQKPEKPNRLVIMILGLVGGCGLGVGLAIGLDLLNPTFRRREEVEILPGIHVLATVPQFFTLSLQISALSKVGPRVTGDDNPAVPAVKIAENGMHWASSGNRNEITSAIMDLVAKWQPRSIAAEQYRMAATKLVLSTEGRQSTVVEITSALMGEGKTTTVVNLGYTIARDFKKKTLLIDCDFQRPALHHYAGVPMRAGLIECLEAQASLEDCVSAIDDYPCFILAAGGAGGECNELERIQQLRGMLPELRAKFQYLIINTPPVLSSATMGILASLADELVLVIRAGHSPKHLVQKAFTMLGLTEQRQVILNGLDARSMPNHLYGYTMPYDQDRPIESVRR
- a CDS encoding polysaccharide export protein, translated to MVRAFIGVLILAITISAVGCAGPSAEVIAEANSAKKDFVLGPEDVLDIAVWHSEELTQKDVVVRPDGHISMPLIGEVMASGRTAQELAAHIAERLKEYKEKPSVHVKVKEVNSYYVYVLGDVAKSGKYQFKSRATVLQAIAMAGGFNTYAAKNNMQVRRTVVGQDGRSKEFKIPARYDDLLSGDGEIKDFVLKTGDMVVVPGRAW
- a CDS encoding NAD-dependent epimerase/dehydratase family protein, with the protein product MQIKGNRFLITGGAGLMGSHITDRLLAKGASEIILLDNFVRGSIHNIESALKDRRVRLVKGDIRDLDLLRELATGVDGVFHMAALRITACADNPREAMEVMLVGTHNVLQTVAEQKVGRLVYASSASVYGLADVFPTSENHHAFNNRTLYGTAKMAGEGMARSFADMYGLQYVALRYFNVYGPRMDIHGKYTEVLIRWLDKIAVGESPVIYGDGLQTMDLVYIDDVTDANITAMESEITDEVFNVASGTETSLLGLLTAVLNVTGSVLKPEFLPARAVNPVPRRLADTKKAEDLLGFKAKVSVEEGVRRLIAWRTEALAAKDRA
- a CDS encoding DegT/DnrJ/EryC1/StrS family aminotransferase, giving the protein MIPIAKPFLGEEEAAAVREVILSGWLTQGPKVRQFEEAFASYVGTPYACAVSSCTTALHLALLAVGVKPGDVVMTVSHSFIATANAIRYCGAEPVFVDIDPRTYNMSAKCLEQCFREESDVVNGKLYYRDVARLAVGESPLCHLLAKTSGVQKGEMGRVAAVLPVHQMGMPCDLRAILALAKEFNLPVIEDAACAIGSEINMAGDWERIGKPHGDIACFSFHPRKIVATGDGGMITTADSEYDKKFRLLRQHAMTVPDTVRHSASKIIFEDYVTTGFNYRMTDVQAAIGIEQLKRLPGFLEQRKQLAALYREKLKDISWLEPPHEPSYCRSNWQSYPVKVLDHSPVRRDELMQCLLDVGISSRRGIMNAHQEPAYTSKFSLPYSEQARDSVLLLPLYAGMTQTEVESVMKGIKDV
- a CDS encoding outer membrane beta-barrel protein → MRICLVLVAMYGMTIQIPDRVQAQSSTEPDTQIIPSLRMAERYDSNVFFVAGSNLEDYVTTVSPQLRVIRRSQWVKGVVSGGATGEVYAKNPDLSYVGGNGSVDLNLDGAMNRLVQGLGLHVTDSFVYTPQLVAFGPPTSGSQISEAFVPGIQAQRANSFRNTARVQGSYSLTPWMSVTSTYTDQRLRFGEPIAAPGGSAQASLIDTDFQSVASGLEAKPSPSDTVSLVHQYQRGTFGPGGTQGGFSLQGATANWARSMSPAVQGRVAGGFVAVSPNSTVQPVAAASLEWSGEYTALQVSYSRNIAPSFLGAATPVVSQVVSATVRRQITDPLSLSVSGSYAVNNSVSGGPPLHFQSYVVSPSLNYVISKTFTTTLSYTRSQFQQVSASGSFPFDRNIVQLSLVAEWK
- a CDS encoding acyltransferase, yielding MEHTTERAPGQTDLGTQLDSELASHLPLRAVESEMSAPPINGYLCIAPDVKVGSNVKFSKFVNLYGCEVGDDTKIGAFVEIQKKAKVGKRCKISSHTFICEGVTIEDEVFIGHNVTFVNDTFPRATTEAGSLQTEADWRVETTLVRRGASIGSGATILANVVIGEQALIGAGAVVTKDVPAHAVVAGNPGKVVRYFEPREQQ
- a CDS encoding DegT/DnrJ/EryC1/StrS family aminotransferase, encoding MTNENIPFLDLVTVHRELQDELVDVLKATLKSAGFIGGPMVQGFEEDFARFCEARFCVGVGSGTDALRFALIAAGVRSGDIVITVPNTFIATTEAISQAGAQPDFVDIDPQTYAMDPCKLREYLEHKCRWNTKTQQIFHNATGKPVTAVVPVHLYGQMADMDAILDLATQYNLKVIEDACQAQGAEYFSQKDNRWRKAGSMGQAAAFSFYPGKNLGACGEAGAITTNDEQLAHTCRLLRDHGQSKKYFHDIEGYNGRLDAIQAGFLRVKLQHLAKWNEQRRQVAERYNKLFAGAEGIVTLPHQPSWARSVYHLYVVQVEDRARLQQQLSEVGIGTGIHYPVALHLTKAYEELGLRLGDFPIAEKSAAHILSLPMFPGLTPDQQERVATEVLKSLSVNSISELS